One Candidatus Nitrotoga arctica genomic window, GCGTACCGCCTGTTTTTTCTGGGTTCAAAGTTTGATTGCTGATGATGGACAGCGCACTTTACTGTTCGATCTCGATACCGCTATTCAACGGCTGAATACTGCCAATGCGGATGAAACTGCGCGTATCCATTTAACTGGTTGTTATCACAACCTGATACGCATGTGGGGTGCACCCTAAGAATTTTTCTGAATAACCCTATGACGACAATCGTTCAACTCAATACCTCTCACAATGTCCGCGCAGCGAAAGGCGCTGATAATGACTTGGTTGATTCAAAAGACCGTGATCTTCGTTCACGGCGTGCCGTTTTTTTAAAATGGTTGCGCAAGACCCATGGCTGGATCGGACTTTGGGGCGCGGCCATAGGCTTGCTCTTTGGAGTGACCGGAATCTTGCTAAACCATCGCACTGTGCTGAAAATACCGGCTGCGCAAGTTCAAGAAACGACACTGCAAATTCCGTTACCAACTCCTGCACCGACCACTTCGAAAGCAATGGCAAGCTGGTTGCAACAGGAATTGATGGTCGATCGGCCTGCCTCGCGCGAGCGTAGTGAACCGGCCAAGCCTGTGGCATGGGGTGATAAGACCCTGAAACAGCCTGCGCACTGGACGGTTACATTTAGCTCGCCGCAAGCCAACCTGCAGGCGGAATATTGGGTCGGTAACACTTTCGTCACCGTCAAGCGTAGCGACCAAAATATATTCGGTACTTTGAATAATCTGCACAAAGGTAACAATGTGGGCATACCTTGGGTTCTTCTCGCAGATACGTTGGCTGGAAGCATTATCCTGCTGTCATTAACGGGTGTTGTACTTTGGACACAGCTTAATCGCCGCCGCATGATCGGCTTCGGCATAGGCTTAACATCGCTCACGCTGTTGATTGGTTTTGCGATGCAGGAGTTGATGTAAGAAATCCCTGAGTAAGTCGGTTTTCGTAGAGATTTACGTTTCGTAGCTGAGCACTTTTTAAAACCTGTCTGTCTCATCAGTCAACTCCCTCCCCGCGTTCAAACAACCTCTCGAACACGGTCTGAATCAATATCTAATCTCCAAGCGTCACGACAAAGCTGCCTGTTTAACATTCCTGCATGCAAGTGGAAAGGGCGCGGACTTTCAGCGTTCTCATTGCTTGCACACACTCGCTGACGCTGGTTCAACATCTGTTGGCCGTCGAGCTTTGTAAATGCACCAATTACATACACATTCCGGTTGGGCTTGCACTGACATCGTGCAATCCCAG contains:
- a CDS encoding PepSY-associated TM helix domain-containing protein; its protein translation is MTTIVQLNTSHNVRAAKGADNDLVDSKDRDLRSRRAVFLKWLRKTHGWIGLWGAAIGLLFGVTGILLNHRTVLKIPAAQVQETTLQIPLPTPAPTTSKAMASWLQQELMVDRPASRERSEPAKPVAWGDKTLKQPAHWTVTFSSPQANLQAEYWVGNTFVTVKRSDQNIFGTLNNLHKGNNVGIPWVLLADTLAGSIILLSLTGVVLWTQLNRRRMIGFGIGLTSLTLLIGFAMQELM